AAAATGGTGAAAAAGGTGCGTTGATCAGTGATGCCGGCACACCGTTGGTGAGTGATCCGGGCTATCGGTTGGTGCGAGCCTGTCAGGATGCGGGCGTTCAGGTGGTGCCGGTGCCGGGGGCCTCCGCTTTGCTGGCGGCATTGGCCGCAGCGGGCCAGCCTTCGGATCGATTTGTGTTTGAAGGTTTCATTCCTTCAAAAGGGGCGCCCCGTCAGCAAGTCATTGAGCGACTGGCTGCAGCGGATGTCACCAGCATTATTTACGAGGCACCACACCGTGTACTTTCCTTCCTGGAGGCGCTGCGAGAGGTGGTCTCGGCAGAGCGGGAAATCACCCTGTGCCGTGAGCTGACAAAACAGTTTGAAACCATCCGTCGTGGGCCGGTGGCTGAACTGTGCGACTGGGTGGCCGGCGACAGCAACCAGCAGCGTGGTGAACTGGTGCTGATCCTGTCTCCGTCTGAATTGGCAGCAGGCTGGAGCGACAAGGACCAGGCGTTGGCCAAGCTGCTGCTGGCCGAACTCCCTGCGTCCCGGGCCGCCAAGATTCTGGCAGCGCATACGGGGATGAAACGGCAGGAGGTTTATGCACTGTTAGAGGCAATGAATAATTA
The DNA window shown above is from Alcanivorax sediminis and carries:
- the rsmI gene encoding 16S rRNA (cytidine(1402)-2'-O)-methyltransferase gives rise to the protein MNSVLYVVSTPIGNLDDISRRAISVLEEVDWVAAEDTRHSQRLLDQLGLRKRMISCHDHNENQRSAELVARMQNGEKGALISDAGTPLVSDPGYRLVRACQDAGVQVVPVPGASALLAALAAAGQPSDRFVFEGFIPSKGAPRQQVIERLAAADVTSIIYEAPHRVLSFLEALREVVSAEREITLCRELTKQFETIRRGPVAELCDWVAGDSNQQRGELVLILSPSELAAGWSDKDQALAKLLLAELPASRAAKILAAHTGMKRQEVYALLEAMNN